One window from the genome of Streptomyces cadmiisoli encodes:
- a CDS encoding ATP-binding protein, with protein MLQLSGGGRPDPDPRYGAYLQPPMRAGNVSVEFDPRPTSVRQARAEVRRRLEGWGLAERDGTGDDDLVATAELLVSELATNALLHAAGPFRLTVTAAHGVLRCEVADGGRRTPRVVEAGTGESGRGMFLVDALARRWGCDQDGAGTTVWFELGTCACDGCGRRQP; from the coding sequence ATGCTGCAACTCTCCGGGGGAGGCCGCCCGGATCCCGACCCCCGGTACGGCGCCTATCTTCAGCCACCGATGCGGGCGGGCAACGTGAGCGTCGAGTTCGACCCCCGTCCGACGTCGGTCCGTCAGGCACGCGCCGAGGTGCGCCGGCGGCTGGAGGGGTGGGGGCTCGCGGAGCGGGACGGCACCGGTGACGACGACCTGGTGGCCACGGCCGAACTGCTGGTCAGCGAGCTCGCGACGAACGCCCTGCTGCACGCAGCGGGCCCGTTCCGGCTCACGGTGACCGCCGCGCACGGCGTCCTGCGCTGCGAGGTCGCCGACGGCGGCCGGCGCACCCCGCGGGTGGTCGAGGCGGGCACCGGGGAGAGCGGCCGGGGGATGTTCCTGGTGGACGCGCTGGCCCGGCGCTGGGGCTGCGATCAGGACGGGGCGGGGACCACCGTCTGGTTCGAGCTCGGCACCTGCGCGTGCGACGGCTGCGGTCGGCGACAGCCGTAG
- a CDS encoding M14 family metallopeptidase — translation MRLRTRGSGERGGRRAAALATLLALALAAPLSATTTDATADGADRPAASADDIRQYEIHLHSDAEDRTAIQRSGVTVDEADDHTIVVSGRADQVRKLRSQGYEVTPLGAVPDRSAGQDDVRLYDFPSADARYHNYAEMTSAISSLVAANPGIASQRVIGTSYQSRNIVAVKISDNVGTDEAEPEVLFTHHQHAREHLTVEMALYLLRELTSDYGTDSRVTNMVNNREIWIVPDLNPDGGEYDIATGSYRSWRKNRQPNSGSSYVGTDLNRNWNYRWGCCGGSSGSTSSETYRGSAPESATEVRVVANFVRSRVVGGQQQIKAGIDFHTYSELVLWPFGYTYSDTTTGMTADDRNAFAAVGGKMAASNGYTAEQSSDLYITDGSIDDYLWGSQKIFGYTFEMYPSSASGGGFYPPDEVIERETSRNRDAVLQLLENADCMYRSIGKESQYCA, via the coding sequence ATGCGACTTCGGACACGCGGCTCGGGCGAACGCGGCGGCAGACGCGCCGCGGCACTCGCCACCCTGCTCGCCCTCGCCCTCGCGGCGCCCCTCTCGGCGACCACCACCGACGCCACCGCGGACGGGGCGGACCGGCCGGCGGCCTCGGCCGACGACATCCGCCAGTACGAGATCCATCTGCACTCCGACGCCGAGGACCGCACGGCGATCCAGCGTTCGGGTGTCACGGTGGACGAGGCCGACGACCACACCATCGTCGTCTCCGGCCGCGCGGACCAGGTCAGGAAGCTGCGCTCACAGGGCTACGAGGTCACCCCGCTCGGCGCCGTCCCGGACCGGTCGGCAGGCCAGGACGACGTCCGGCTCTACGACTTCCCGTCCGCCGACGCCCGCTACCACAACTACGCGGAGATGACGAGCGCGATCAGCTCCCTGGTCGCCGCGAACCCGGGCATCGCCAGCCAGCGGGTCATCGGCACCTCCTACCAGAGCCGGAACATCGTCGCCGTCAAGATCAGTGACAACGTCGGCACCGACGAGGCCGAGCCCGAGGTGCTGTTCACCCACCACCAGCACGCCCGCGAGCACCTCACCGTCGAGATGGCGCTGTACCTGCTGCGCGAGCTGACCTCCGACTACGGCACCGACTCGCGCGTCACGAACATGGTGAACAACCGGGAGATCTGGATCGTCCCGGACCTCAACCCGGACGGCGGCGAGTACGACATCGCGACCGGCTCCTATCGGTCCTGGCGCAAGAACCGGCAGCCCAACTCCGGCTCCTCCTACGTCGGTACGGACCTGAACCGGAACTGGAACTACCGCTGGGGCTGCTGCGGCGGCTCGTCCGGGTCCACCTCGTCGGAGACCTACCGCGGCTCGGCGCCCGAGTCCGCGACCGAGGTGCGGGTCGTGGCGAACTTCGTCCGCAGCCGGGTCGTCGGCGGGCAGCAGCAGATCAAGGCCGGCATCGATTTCCACACCTACAGCGAACTGGTGCTGTGGCCGTTCGGGTACACCTACTCCGACACCACGACCGGGATGACGGCGGACGACCGCAACGCCTTCGCCGCGGTGGGCGGGAAGATGGCCGCCAGCAACGGGTACACGGCCGAGCAGTCCAGCGACCTGTACATCACCGACGGCTCGATCGACGACTATCTGTGGGGCTCGCAGAAGATCTTCGGGTACACCTTCGAGATGTACCCGTCGTCCGCCTCCGGAGGAGGGTTCTACCCGCCCGACGAGGTGATCGAGCGGGAGACCTCGCGCAACCGCGACGCGGTGCTGCAACTGCTGGAGAACGCCGACTGCATGTACCGGTCGATCGGGAAGGAAAGCCAGTACTGCGCCTAG
- a CDS encoding ATP-binding protein, with product MGGSAPRRDGHLPVETTSFVDRRTELTEGRELLSRARLVTLTGPGGVGKTRLAGRIAARLARAFPDGVRFVQLSGLLDPALVPLAAADALGLHDHSAQPALDALVEQVRERRLLLVVDNCEHLLGACTELAAALLRGTTGVRVLATSRHRLGLTEEHLLEVRPLPVPDPDGDLGAAESNPAVALFADRAAAVVPGFRLTPANRRAVARLCRRLDGLPLAIELAAVRMRVLGVEQLLERLDDRYRLLSGGSPAVAPRHQTLRAAVDWSHELCGERERSVWARLSVLAGSFDLETAEAVCADGERVRVHDVLEAVAGLVDKSVLCREPGPDGVRYRLLDTLRHYGLERLRQGPDDESAARRRQRDWMQQRAGACERAWFGRGQREIVARLNADRDNLRAALDFGLTAPGEALTALRLAGTLWFYWHACGAPREGRYWLDRALDASPEPTPERARGLWVAGLLAGCPEDLTRGRRRAEEARALARRLGDAAEAAHAEYVVGVTTLFSDDLAAARDHFRAAADRGRVPGQHLSLVGLDRVELACSLGFLGEADRAIEVCEETRRLCERHGEEWVLSYVHRMLALAHSVRQDHPRAERHAREALRLKLAVNDVVGIGLTLDLLAQIASRSGAQDRAAVLLGGADRVWTDVDRGRWGSDALNSRRRDTETRLRRDLGTAAFARAYERGGGLGLTDIVGHALEEHRRERPAGEGTRPGVRLTRRESEVAELVAEGLANQQIADRLVIARRTAEGHVERILSKLGFSNRSQIAAWVTARR from the coding sequence ATGGGCGGATCAGCGCCACGACGGGACGGTCACCTGCCGGTCGAGACGACCAGCTTCGTCGACCGGCGGACCGAACTGACCGAAGGCCGCGAACTGCTGTCCCGCGCCCGCCTGGTCACGCTGACCGGTCCGGGCGGCGTCGGCAAGACCAGGCTGGCCGGCCGGATCGCCGCCCGCCTCGCGCGCGCCTTCCCGGACGGCGTGCGGTTCGTGCAGCTGTCCGGTCTGCTCGATCCGGCACTCGTCCCGCTCGCCGCCGCCGACGCCCTCGGCCTGCACGACCACTCCGCGCAACCCGCCCTGGACGCCCTCGTGGAGCAGGTGCGCGAGCGGCGTCTGCTGCTCGTCGTCGACAACTGCGAGCATCTGCTGGGCGCCTGCACGGAACTGGCCGCCGCCCTGCTGCGCGGCACCACCGGCGTCCGGGTCCTCGCCACCAGCCGGCACCGCCTGGGCCTGACCGAGGAACACCTCCTGGAGGTACGGCCGCTGCCGGTCCCCGACCCGGACGGCGACCTCGGCGCGGCCGAGTCCAACCCCGCCGTCGCGCTCTTCGCCGACCGGGCCGCCGCGGTCGTCCCCGGCTTCCGGCTCACCCCCGCCAACCGCCGCGCGGTCGCCCGCCTCTGCCGGCGCCTGGACGGGCTCCCCCTCGCCATCGAACTCGCCGCCGTCCGGATGCGTGTCCTCGGCGTCGAACAGCTCCTGGAACGCCTCGACGACCGCTACCGCCTCCTGTCCGGCGGCAGCCCCGCGGTGGCGCCGCGCCACCAGACCCTGCGCGCGGCCGTCGACTGGAGCCACGAACTGTGCGGCGAACGGGAGCGTTCGGTGTGGGCGCGGCTGTCCGTGCTGGCCGGGAGCTTCGACCTGGAGACGGCGGAGGCGGTGTGCGCGGACGGCGAGCGGGTCCGCGTCCACGACGTGCTCGAAGCGGTCGCCGGGCTCGTCGACAAGTCCGTGCTGTGCCGCGAACCCGGCCCCGACGGCGTGCGCTACCGCCTCCTCGACACCCTGCGCCACTACGGACTGGAAAGACTCCGGCAGGGACCGGACGACGAGTCCGCCGCCCGCCGCCGCCAGCGGGACTGGATGCAGCAGCGGGCCGGCGCCTGCGAACGCGCCTGGTTCGGACGCGGCCAGCGGGAGATCGTGGCCCGGCTGAACGCCGACCGGGACAACCTGCGCGCCGCCCTCGACTTCGGCCTGACCGCTCCCGGTGAGGCGCTCACCGCCCTGCGCCTGGCCGGCACCCTGTGGTTCTACTGGCACGCCTGCGGCGCCCCCCGCGAGGGCCGCTACTGGCTCGACCGCGCCCTCGACGCCAGCCCCGAGCCCACCCCCGAACGCGCCCGCGGCCTGTGGGTCGCCGGGCTGCTCGCGGGCTGCCCCGAGGACCTCACCCGCGGCCGGCGCCGCGCCGAGGAGGCCCGTGCGCTGGCCCGCCGGCTCGGGGACGCGGCCGAGGCCGCGCACGCCGAGTACGTGGTCGGCGTGACCACGCTGTTCAGCGACGACCTGGCCGCCGCCCGCGACCACTTCCGGGCCGCCGCGGACCGCGGCCGGGTGCCCGGCCAGCACCTCAGCCTCGTCGGCCTCGACCGGGTCGAACTCGCCTGCTCCCTCGGCTTCCTGGGCGAGGCAGACCGGGCCATCGAGGTCTGCGAGGAGACCCGGCGGCTGTGCGAGCGGCACGGCGAGGAATGGGTGCTCTCCTACGTCCACCGGATGCTGGCCCTCGCCCACAGCGTGCGCCAGGACCACCCGCGCGCCGAACGGCACGCCCGTGAGGCACTGCGGCTCAAACTCGCCGTGAACGACGTCGTCGGCATCGGCCTCACCCTCGACCTGCTCGCGCAGATCGCCAGCCGCAGCGGCGCCCAGGACCGGGCGGCCGTCCTGCTCGGCGGCGCCGACCGGGTCTGGACCGACGTCGACCGGGGCCGCTGGGGCTCCGACGCGCTCAACTCCCGGCGCCGCGACACCGAGACCCGGTTGCGCCGGGACCTCGGCACGGCCGCCTTCGCACGGGCCTATGAACGCGGCGGCGGACTCGGCCTGACGGACATCGTCGGCCACGCCCTGGAGGAGCACCGCCGCGAACGGCCCGCGGGCGAGGGCACCCGGCCCGGCGTCCGGCTCACCCGCCGGGAGAGCGAGGTCGCCGAACTGGTCGCCGAGGGACTGGCCAACCAGCAGATCGCCGACCGTCTGGTGATCGCCCGCCGCACCGCGGAGGGCCATGTCGAACGCATCCTCAGCAAGCTCGGCTTCAGCAACCGCAGCCAGATCGCCGCCTGGGTCACCGCCCGGCGCTGA
- the cpaB gene encoding Flp pilus assembly protein CpaB, producing the protein MNSRQRRGVILLLLSVICALGAFAGVLSVINDVKSKVGPEVTAYRLKANVAPYTVLTTAQFEKIEMPERWLSANAVTDLREIEGKIAVTTLREGSLLQSDMIVDQPALQPGQQEVAIMIDAATGVAGKITPGSTVNVYATFAGGREGDPAQSKIIVTSARVIDVGRLTSLEPDQDDRGRRATDAVPITFALSTIDAQRITYAESFADRVRLALVAPGSDTTVPEADRTYELAKDK; encoded by the coding sequence ATGAACTCCCGTCAGCGCCGCGGCGTGATACTCCTGCTTCTGTCCGTCATCTGCGCCCTCGGCGCGTTCGCGGGCGTCCTGTCCGTCATCAACGACGTGAAGTCCAAGGTCGGCCCAGAGGTCACGGCGTACCGGCTCAAGGCGAACGTGGCGCCCTACACGGTCCTCACCACGGCGCAGTTCGAGAAGATCGAGATGCCCGAGCGCTGGCTGTCGGCCAACGCGGTCACGGACCTGAGGGAGATCGAGGGCAAGATCGCCGTCACGACCCTGCGTGAGGGCTCCCTGTTGCAGAGCGACATGATCGTCGACCAGCCCGCCCTGCAACCCGGGCAGCAGGAAGTCGCCATCATGATCGACGCGGCGACCGGTGTGGCCGGCAAGATCACGCCGGGGTCCACCGTCAACGTGTACGCCACCTTCGCGGGCGGGCGTGAGGGTGACCCCGCTCAGTCCAAGATCATCGTAACCAGCGCGCGGGTGATCGACGTCGGCAGGCTGACGTCCCTCGAACCCGACCAGGACGACCGTGGCCGCCGCGCCACCGACGCCGTCCCCATCACCTTCGCGCTGTCCACGATCGACGCCCAGCGCATCACCTACGCCGAGTCCTTCGCCGACCGCGTCCGGCTCGCCCTGGTCGCGCCCGGCAGCGACACCACCGTCCCCGAAGCGGACCGCACCTACGAACTCGCGAAGGACAAGTGA
- a CDS encoding Nramp family divalent metal transporter yields MEDTTGNSIRTGAAPETNSDSGPRKSSWKYIGPGIVVAATGVGAGDLVATLIAGSNFGYTLLWAAVIGCLVKISLAEAAGRWHLSTGRTLFDGWASLGRWTTYFFAVYTVVWGFVYGAAAMSSSALPLQALFPDVMALEWWGIACGLVGLVFVWFNKYAVFEKVMTVLVGVMFVVTVCLAIRVTPNIPDALAGLLPVLPDEKDSVLNTLGLIGGVGGTITLAAYGYWVNAKGWTDSGWMKVMRLDNRVAYATTGIFVIAMLFVGAELLHSMNVAIESGDKGLIQLGDILEEEYGGATATFFLIGFFATSFTSLIGVWHGVSLMFADFVARYRGRTQAKGEEIASGERERSWPFRAYLLWLTFPPMVLLFQGQPFRLVIIYGVLGAAFLPFLAGTLIWLLNSDRTPAEWRNGWVSNGMLVIAGLLFLVLCVKQVWDQPWADFF; encoded by the coding sequence ATGGAGGACACCACGGGAAACAGCATCCGAACCGGCGCGGCACCCGAGACGAACTCCGACTCGGGTCCGCGCAAGTCCAGTTGGAAGTACATCGGGCCCGGGATCGTGGTCGCGGCGACCGGTGTCGGAGCCGGCGACCTGGTGGCCACCCTGATCGCGGGCAGCAACTTCGGCTACACCCTGCTGTGGGCCGCGGTCATCGGCTGTCTGGTGAAGATCTCCCTCGCGGAGGCGGCCGGGCGCTGGCACCTGTCCACCGGCCGCACCCTGTTCGACGGCTGGGCGAGCCTGGGTCGCTGGACGACGTACTTCTTCGCCGTCTACACCGTCGTCTGGGGTTTCGTGTACGGCGCGGCGGCGATGTCGTCGAGCGCGCTGCCGTTGCAGGCGCTGTTCCCGGATGTCATGGCCCTCGAATGGTGGGGGATTGCCTGCGGTCTGGTGGGCCTGGTCTTCGTCTGGTTCAACAAGTACGCCGTCTTCGAGAAGGTCATGACGGTCCTGGTGGGCGTCATGTTCGTGGTGACCGTCTGTCTGGCGATCCGCGTCACCCCGAACATCCCGGACGCGCTGGCGGGTCTGCTGCCGGTGCTGCCCGACGAGAAGGACTCCGTCCTCAACACCCTCGGACTGATCGGCGGTGTCGGCGGCACCATCACGCTGGCCGCCTACGGCTACTGGGTCAACGCCAAGGGCTGGACCGACAGCGGCTGGATGAAGGTCATGCGGCTCGACAACCGTGTCGCGTACGCCACCACCGGCATCTTCGTGATCGCGATGCTCTTCGTGGGCGCCGAACTGCTGCACTCCATGAACGTCGCCATCGAGAGCGGTGACAAGGGCCTGATCCAGCTGGGCGACATCCTGGAGGAGGAGTACGGCGGGGCGACCGCCACGTTCTTCCTGATCGGGTTCTTCGCCACCTCGTTCACCTCCCTGATCGGCGTCTGGCACGGCGTCAGCCTGATGTTCGCCGACTTCGTGGCCCGCTACCGGGGCCGGACGCAGGCGAAGGGCGAGGAGATCGCCTCGGGCGAGCGGGAGCGCTCCTGGCCGTTCCGCGCGTATCTGCTGTGGCTGACCTTCCCGCCCATGGTCCTGCTCTTCCAGGGCCAGCCGTTCCGGCTGGTCATCATCTACGGCGTGCTCGGCGCCGCGTTCCTGCCGTTCCTGGCCGGCACGCTGATCTGGCTGCTGAACTCCGACCGCACACCGGCCGAGTGGCGCAACGGATGGGTGAGCAACGGCATGCTGGTGATCGCCGGACTGCTGTTCCTGGTGCTGTGCGTGAAGCAGGTCTGGGACCAGCCGTGGGCGGATTTCTTCTGA
- a CDS encoding MEDS domain-containing protein has protein sequence MPARSARAHGTFDHRMAVFDTDEAFVAAALPFLAEGLAVDEPPPVAIAAPAKLALLRDALGGEAGQVGFVPHTEWYTGSAANAVAQGAGYLAAHAAPHGRVHLLMEPDWSGRAGRSARETSEWIRYEAFANLLFAPLATTALCAYDTRTAGPAVVDAARRAHPGTGVYEDPLRIAAELDAVALPPPPADALALSVPEPHAVHSWATGRGLPPADAELFAAAVTEAAEPLDPVTRVLLWGEAPACVCELRSARRVDDPLAGFVPPPATEPAPGQGLWFARQVCAYVDVRQDGASGVVRLQYG, from the coding sequence GTGCCTGCCCGATCCGCACGCGCCCACGGCACCTTCGACCACCGCATGGCCGTCTTCGACACCGACGAGGCGTTCGTCGCGGCCGCCCTGCCCTTCCTCGCCGAGGGCCTCGCCGTCGACGAGCCCCCGCCGGTGGCCATCGCCGCCCCCGCCAAACTCGCCCTGCTGCGCGACGCCCTCGGCGGCGAGGCCGGACAGGTCGGCTTCGTCCCGCACACCGAGTGGTACACCGGCTCCGCCGCCAACGCGGTCGCCCAGGGCGCCGGCTATCTCGCCGCGCACGCCGCCCCGCACGGCCGCGTCCACCTCCTGATGGAGCCCGACTGGAGCGGACGGGCCGGCCGGTCGGCCCGCGAGACAAGCGAATGGATCCGCTACGAGGCCTTCGCCAACCTGCTGTTCGCCCCGCTCGCGACCACCGCCCTATGCGCGTACGACACCCGTACCGCGGGCCCCGCCGTCGTCGACGCCGCCCGCCGCGCCCACCCCGGCACCGGCGTCTACGAGGACCCGCTGCGCATCGCCGCCGAACTCGACGCCGTGGCCCTGCCGCCGCCCCCGGCGGACGCCCTGGCGCTGTCCGTCCCCGAACCGCACGCCGTCCACAGCTGGGCCACCGGGCGCGGACTGCCCCCCGCCGACGCCGAACTGTTCGCCGCCGCCGTCACCGAGGCCGCCGAACCGCTCGACCCCGTCACCCGCGTGCTGCTCTGGGGCGAGGCCCCGGCCTGCGTCTGCGAACTGCGCTCGGCGCGCCGGGTGGACGACCCGCTCGCCGGGTTCGTCCCGCCGCCGGCCACGGAACCGGCACCCGGCCAGGGCCTCTGGTTCGCCCGTCAGGTGTGCGCCTACGTCGACGTACGCCAGGACGGCGCGAGCGGCGTCGTACGGCTGCAGTACGGCTAG
- a CDS encoding chitinase, producing the protein MDRVRRRRRTRIWSGAVTAALALSLTTIGQASAADVNNAKNAGFESGLSNWTCSAGSGTTVSSPVHGGTAALRATPAGQDNARCSQTVAVQPNSTYTLSAWVQGGYTYLGVTGTGTTDVSTWTPDSSTWKQLSTTFSTGSGTRSVTVYTHGWYGQAAYLADDVSVFGPDGGGGGDPTPTVPGAPTGLAVSGTTSSSVSLAWNTVSGATGYSVYRNGTKVTAVTGTSATVTGLAPSTSYSFQVTATNAAGESPRSATVTGTTRPTGGTPGLPRHAVTGYWQNFNNGAAVQRLSDVQSQYDIIAVAFADATGTPGAVTFNLDSAGLGGYTVDQFKADVRAKQAAGKKVIISVGGERGTVSVNDAASATNFANSVHTLMQSYGFDGVDIDLENGLDATYMTQALRALSAKAGPSMILTMAPQTIDMQSTSNSYFRTALNVQDILTVVNMQYYNSGSMLGCDGKVYSQGSVDFLTALACIQLEGGLSPSQVGLGLPASTRAAGGGYVSPTVVNNALDCLTRGTNCGSFRPARTYPDLRGAMTWSTNWDATAGNAWSNGVGPHVHALP; encoded by the coding sequence GTGGACCGCGTACGCAGACGGAGACGGACCCGCATCTGGTCGGGAGCGGTGACCGCCGCCCTCGCCCTCTCCCTCACGACGATCGGCCAGGCATCCGCCGCGGACGTCAACAACGCCAAGAACGCCGGCTTCGAGTCGGGCCTGAGCAACTGGACCTGTTCGGCCGGCAGCGGCACGACCGTCTCGTCGCCGGTGCACGGCGGCACGGCCGCGCTCAGGGCCACCCCGGCGGGCCAGGACAACGCCCGCTGCTCCCAGACGGTGGCGGTCCAGCCCAATTCGACCTACACACTGAGCGCCTGGGTGCAGGGCGGCTACACCTACCTGGGCGTCACCGGCACCGGCACCACCGACGTGTCGACGTGGACGCCGGACTCGTCGACGTGGAAGCAGTTGTCGACGACGTTCTCGACCGGCTCCGGCACCCGGTCGGTGACGGTCTACACGCACGGCTGGTACGGCCAGGCCGCCTACCTCGCCGACGACGTCTCGGTGTTCGGCCCCGACGGCGGCGGGGGCGGCGACCCGACCCCGACCGTCCCCGGCGCCCCGACCGGTCTGGCCGTCTCCGGCACGACCTCGTCGTCGGTGTCGCTGGCCTGGAACACGGTCTCGGGCGCGACGGGCTACAGCGTCTACCGCAACGGCACGAAGGTCACGGCGGTGACCGGCACGTCGGCGACGGTGACCGGCCTCGCGCCCTCGACGTCGTACTCCTTCCAGGTCACCGCGACCAACGCGGCCGGTGAGTCGCCGAGGTCGGCGACCGTGACGGGCACCACCCGGCCGACCGGCGGCACGCCCGGCCTGCCCCGGCACGCGGTGACGGGCTACTGGCAGAACTTCAACAACGGCGCGGCCGTGCAGCGGCTGTCGGACGTGCAGTCCCAGTACGACATCATCGCGGTCGCCTTCGCGGACGCCACCGGCACACCGGGCGCGGTCACCTTCAACCTGGACTCCGCGGGTCTCGGCGGCTACACCGTGGACCAGTTCAAGGCCGACGTCCGGGCCAAGCAGGCGGCCGGCAAGAAGGTGATCATCTCGGTCGGCGGTGAGCGCGGCACGGTCTCGGTCAACGACGCCGCGTCGGCGACGAACTTCGCGAACTCGGTCCACACGCTGATGCAGTCGTACGGCTTCGACGGCGTCGACATCGACCTGGAGAACGGACTCGACGCGACGTACATGACGCAGGCTTTGCGCGCCCTGTCCGCCAAGGCGGGACCGTCGATGATCCTGACGATGGCGCCGCAGACGATCGACATGCAGTCGACGTCCAACTCCTACTTCCGGACGGCGCTGAACGTGCAGGACATCCTCACGGTCGTCAACATGCAGTACTACAACAGCGGTTCGATGCTGGGCTGCGACGGCAAGGTCTACAGCCAGGGCTCGGTGGACTTCCTGACCGCTTTGGCCTGCATCCAGCTGGAGGGCGGGCTGTCCCCGTCCCAGGTGGGCCTCGGCCTCCCGGCCTCCACCCGGGCGGCGGGCGGCGGCTACGTCTCCCCGACCGTGGTGAACAACGCCCTGGACTGTCTGACCAGGGGCACCAACTGCGGCTCCTTCAGGCCGGCGCGGACCTATCCCGACCTGCGCGGCGCGATGACCTGGTCGACGAACTGGGACGCGACGGCGGGCAACGCCTGGTCCAACGGGGTCGGACCGCACGTGCACGCCCTTCCGTAG
- a CDS encoding MFS transporter has protein sequence MAPTAASPPDRSFRTVAPVIALCWLAVFFDGMDVNIYGATMPHLLADEGLGFSTGLAGTIGSWTTFGMLIGALTAGTLTDWLGRKPLVTASVLLFSLGSALCAVAPGAALFGAGRFVSGLGLGGLMPIGLAIVAEFAPPRRAALATGLMMTSYHAGGMAATGLGLALAPDHGWRLVFWAGVLPAVIAVPLVLKWLPESPGVLFAKGRTQEAYAVADRYGLDRPGTAQAPEASAKGRMSAIGALFAPGTRWATPLLWTASFAGLLLVYGVSTWLPELMRATGYSLSSSVTFLMVINAGGIVGMLIAGRTADRFGPVKVSAVWFLLTACGTFVLRAEMPLGAAYTVVFLTGIWLFSAQVMVYAATARVYAPRERATGLGWVTGIGRTGAVVGPTLGGVVLAGGNAGLGFTTFAVAAVLGAVAIGAVPLVSGRRRDPEPDAAAALLASDGRPSQS, from the coding sequence GTGGCCCCCACCGCCGCCTCCCCGCCCGACCGCTCCTTCCGGACCGTCGCCCCGGTCATCGCCCTGTGCTGGCTCGCCGTCTTCTTCGACGGCATGGACGTCAACATCTACGGCGCGACCATGCCGCACCTGCTCGCCGACGAAGGCCTCGGCTTCTCGACCGGGCTCGCCGGCACGATCGGCAGCTGGACCACCTTCGGCATGCTGATCGGGGCGCTGACCGCGGGCACCCTCACCGACTGGCTGGGCCGCAAGCCGCTGGTGACGGCCAGCGTGCTGCTGTTCTCACTGGGCTCGGCCCTGTGCGCGGTGGCGCCGGGGGCGGCGCTGTTCGGGGCGGGCCGCTTCGTCTCCGGCCTGGGGCTGGGCGGTCTGATGCCGATCGGGCTGGCGATCGTCGCCGAGTTCGCGCCGCCGCGCCGGGCGGCCCTCGCCACCGGCCTGATGATGACCTCGTACCACGCCGGCGGCATGGCGGCGACGGGCCTCGGCCTCGCGCTCGCCCCCGACCACGGCTGGCGCCTGGTCTTCTGGGCGGGCGTGCTGCCGGCGGTGATCGCGGTGCCGCTGGTGCTGAAGTGGCTGCCGGAGTCGCCGGGCGTGCTGTTCGCGAAGGGCCGCACACAGGAGGCGTACGCGGTCGCCGACCGCTACGGCCTGGACCGGCCGGGTACGGCCCAGGCGCCCGAGGCGAGCGCGAAGGGGCGCATGTCCGCGATCGGCGCGCTGTTCGCGCCGGGCACCCGCTGGGCGACGCCGCTGCTGTGGACCGCCTCCTTCGCCGGTCTCCTCCTCGTCTACGGCGTCTCCACCTGGCTCCCGGAACTGATGCGGGCCACGGGCTACTCGCTGTCGTCCTCCGTCACCTTCCTGATGGTGATCAACGCCGGCGGCATCGTGGGCATGCTGATCGCGGGCCGTACGGCGGACCGGTTCGGGCCGGTGAAGGTCTCGGCGGTGTGGTTCCTGCTGACGGCCTGCGGCACCTTCGTGCTCCGGGCGGAGATGCCGCTGGGCGCCGCGTACACGGTCGTCTTCCTCACCGGTATCTGGCTGTTCAGCGCCCAGGTGATGGTCTACGCCGCGACCGCCCGGGTCTACGCCCCGCGTGAGCGGGCCACCGGGCTCGGCTGGGTGACGGGCATCGGCCGCACGGGCGCGGTCGTCGGCCCGACGCTGGGCGGTGTGGTCCTGGCCGGCGGGAACGCGGGCCTGGGCTTCACCACCTTCGCGGTGGCGGCGGTGCTGGGAGCGGTGGCGATCGGCGCGGTGCCGCTGGTCAGCGGCCGCCGCCGCGACCCGGAGCCGGATGCGGCGGCGGCGCTGCTCGCGTCGGACGGCCGGCCCTCGCAGTCCTGA